The proteins below come from a single Leptidea sinapis chromosome Z, ilLepSina1.1, whole genome shotgun sequence genomic window:
- the LOC126978673 gene encoding uncharacterized protein LOC126978673 isoform X1 → MEPTPNQSLKKSPQGERERREKPRFSILECAKCHDWYSTLSQRPAVGDWHCPSCQRKLNEVAATAAAQQPMKQTSKKNTDLGRGMACAENIEPKGNIGSTTEEAAAGAEHE, encoded by the exons ATGGAACCAACTCCAAATCAAAGTTTGAAGAAAAGTCCTCAAGGAGAAAGGGAGCGTAGAGAAAAACCTAGGTTTTCT ATATTGGAGTGTGCCAAGTGTCACGATTGGTACTCGACCTTGAGCCAGAGGCCCGCGGTCGGTGACTGGCACTGCCCGTCCTGCCAGCGGAAGCTCAACGAGGTGGCCGCGACCGCTGCAGCCCAGCAGCCCATGAAACAGACGTCCAAAAAAAACACAGACTTAGGTCGCGGAATGGCGTGCGCCG AAAATATTGAACCCAAAGGAAATATTGGAAGCACCACGGAAGAGGCGGCTGCTGGAGCTGAGCACGAGTGA
- the LOC126978673 gene encoding uncharacterized protein LOC126978673 isoform X2, protein MEPTPNQSLKKSPQGERERREKPRFSILECAKCHDWYSTLSQRPAVGDWHCPSCQRKLNEVAATAAAQQPMKQTSKKNTDLGRGMACAGNIGSTTEEAAAGAEHE, encoded by the exons ATGGAACCAACTCCAAATCAAAGTTTGAAGAAAAGTCCTCAAGGAGAAAGGGAGCGTAGAGAAAAACCTAGGTTTTCT ATATTGGAGTGTGCCAAGTGTCACGATTGGTACTCGACCTTGAGCCAGAGGCCCGCGGTCGGTGACTGGCACTGCCCGTCCTGCCAGCGGAAGCTCAACGAGGTGGCCGCGACCGCTGCAGCCCAGCAGCCCATGAAACAGACGTCCAAAAAAAACACAGACTTAGGTCGCGGAATGGCGTGCGCCG GAAATATTGGAAGCACCACGGAAGAGGCGGCTGCTGGAGCTGAGCACGAGTGA
- the LOC126978673 gene encoding uncharacterized protein LOC126978673 isoform X3, translating to MNWILECAKCHDWYSTLSQRPAVGDWHCPSCQRKLNEVAATAAAQQPMKQTSKKNTDLGRGMACAENIEPKGNIGSTTEEAAAGAEHE from the exons ATGAATTGG ATATTGGAGTGTGCCAAGTGTCACGATTGGTACTCGACCTTGAGCCAGAGGCCCGCGGTCGGTGACTGGCACTGCCCGTCCTGCCAGCGGAAGCTCAACGAGGTGGCCGCGACCGCTGCAGCCCAGCAGCCCATGAAACAGACGTCCAAAAAAAACACAGACTTAGGTCGCGGAATGGCGTGCGCCG AAAATATTGAACCCAAAGGAAATATTGGAAGCACCACGGAAGAGGCGGCTGCTGGAGCTGAGCACGAGTGA